The following proteins come from a genomic window of Candidatus Blochmanniella vafra str. BVAF:
- a CDS encoding TerC family protein, producing MEFLTDLSMWAGFLTLVVLEVILGIDNLVFIAILADKLPKNQREHVCIVGLTLALIMRITLLSLVSWIATLTQPLFKVIAFSFSGRDLILLFGGFFLLFKATTELHQQLEHKMHSRHSERGYASFWIVVIQIIVFDAIFSLDAVITAVGTVDRLSVMIIAVIVSVIIMLSMSRLLINFVNNHQTVIVLCLSFLLIIGLSLMAEGIGFYIPKGYLYAAIGFSVLIELLNQIAYCNFMKNQSNKSMRERTAEAIMKLMGGSSSASQWDFSEKKSSTFPLKTQFAEEERHMITGVLSLASRSLRSIMTPRNEITWLDSQKSTQELYSVLTNTPHNMFPVCDGELDQLIGIVRAKDLMASISKGKPVETYAAKNLPVVVPETLDVLNLLTELRRAKGSMVIVSNEFGVIQGLITPVDVLEAIAGEFPDEDETPEIKTIDEKSWLVKGSTDLHALQQALKTYNLADICDHVASLAGLLLSRCDHIPKEGDILIINEWRFIIKQMIEYRIELVEVERLYRVNDVFYEPKNF from the coding sequence ATGGAATTTTTAACAGATTTATCAATGTGGGCAGGATTTTTAACTTTAGTCGTTTTAGAGGTGATACTCGGAATTGATAATTTAGTATTTATTGCTATTTTAGCAGATAAATTGCCGAAAAATCAACGCGAACATGTTTGTATTGTTGGATTAACATTAGCATTAATTATGCGTATAACATTATTATCTTTAGTTTCATGGATTGCAACTTTAACACAGCCATTATTTAAGGTTATTGCTTTTTCTTTTTCTGGTCGGGACTTAATTTTATTATTCGGGGGATTTTTTCTTTTATTTAAAGCGACTACGGAATTACATCAACAATTAGAGCATAAAATGCATAGTCGACATTCTGAACGTGGATATGCTAGTTTTTGGATTGTAGTGATACAAATCATAGTATTTGATGCGATTTTTTCTCTTGATGCGGTAATAACAGCTGTTGGCACAGTAGATCGTTTATCGGTGATGATTATAGCGGTTATTGTTTCAGTAATTATAATGTTGTCAATGTCTCGTTTATTAATAAATTTTGTTAATAATCACCAAACTGTAATAGTATTGTGTTTAAGTTTTTTGCTGATTATTGGGCTTAGCTTAATGGCTGAAGGAATAGGATTTTATATTCCCAAAGGGTATTTATATGCTGCTATCGGTTTTTCTGTATTGATTGAATTATTGAATCAGATTGCTTATTGTAATTTTATGAAAAATCAATCTAATAAATCTATGCGGGAACGCACGGCTGAAGCAATAATGAAATTAATGGGAGGTAGTTCTTCTGCATCACAATGGGATTTTTCAGAAAAAAAATCTTCAACCTTTCCGCTAAAAACTCAATTTGCTGAAGAAGAACGTCATATGATCACAGGGGTATTATCATTAGCTTCACGTTCTTTACGTAGTATAATGACTCCTCGTAATGAAATTACATGGTTAGATTCTCAAAAATCGACACAAGAGTTATATTCAGTTTTAACAAATACTCCTCATAATATGTTTCCGGTCTGTGATGGAGAATTGGATCAATTAATAGGAATTGTGCGGGCTAAGGATTTAATGGCATCTATTTCTAAAGGGAAACCAGTCGAAACATATGCTGCCAAAAATTTACCTGTTGTAGTGCCTGAAACATTGGATGTGTTAAATTTGTTAACGGAATTAAGACGAGCAAAAGGAAGTATGGTGATTGTATCCAATGAGTTTGGAGTTATTCAAGGATTAATTACTCCTGTAGACGTATTAGAAGCTATAGCTGGAGAATTTCCTGATGAAGATGAGACTCCTGAGATTAAAACAATTGATGAAAAAAGTTGGTTAGTGAAAGGTAGTACGGATTTGCATGCCTTACAACAGGCATTAAAAACATATAATTTGGCAGATATATGTGATCATGTCGCATCTTTAGCAGGATTGTTGCTATCTCGTTGTGACCATATACCAAAAGAAGGTGATATATTGATAATTAATGAGTGGAGATTTATTATTAAACAAATGATAGAATATCGTATTGAATTAGTAGAGGTAGAGCGTTTATATCGTGTAAACGATGTTTTTTATGAACCTAAAAATTTTTAA
- a CDS encoding PTS mannose/fructose/sorbose transporter subunit IIC produces MEINTFQIILLFFTSCIVGMASILDEFQCHRPLIACTIVGLILGDIKTGIIIGGTLEMIALGWMNIGAAVAPDAALAAIISTILVIAGKQPIGAGIALAIPLAAAGQVLTIIVRTITVAFQHAADTVAERCNLTALSLIHITALILQAMRIAVPATIVSISMGTEVIHRILNSIPEIITNGLNIAGGMIVVVGYAMVINMMRAGYLMPFFYLGFVITAFTNFNLVALGALGIIIAILYIQLSSTHQKTEQKKYPYSTLSTENKLDNELD; encoded by the coding sequence ATGGAAATCAATACATTTCAAATTATTCTGCTATTCTTTACTTCTTGTATTGTTGGAATGGCTTCAATACTTGATGAGTTTCAATGTCATAGACCTTTGATAGCATGTACTATCGTAGGATTAATTTTAGGAGATATAAAAACTGGAATCATCATTGGTGGAACATTAGAAATGATAGCTTTAGGATGGATGAATATAGGAGCTGCAGTAGCCCCTGATGCAGCATTAGCTGCTATTATTTCTACCATATTAGTCATTGCAGGAAAACAACCTATTGGAGCAGGCATTGCTTTAGCAATTCCATTAGCCGCAGCAGGACAAGTATTAACTATAATTGTACGAACTATTACTGTTGCATTTCAACACGCTGCAGATACTGTAGCAGAACGTTGTAACTTAACAGCATTGAGCTTAATTCATATAACAGCTTTAATATTGCAAGCTATGCGCATTGCAGTTCCTGCAACTATTGTCAGTATTTCTATGGGCACTGAAGTAATTCACCGAATATTAAATTCGATTCCCGAAATTATCACAAACGGATTAAACATTGCGGGAGGAATGATTGTTGTTGTAGGATACGCTATGGTCATCAATATGATGAGAGCTGGATATTTAATGCCATTTTTTTATTTAGGATTTGTTATTACAGCTTTTACTAACTTTAATTTAGTAGCATTAGGGGCTTTAGGAATTATTATAGCTATCTTATATATTCAATTATCTTCAACCCATCAAAAAACAGAACAAAAAAAATATCCTTATTCAACTTTAAGTACAGAAAATAAACTCGATAATGAATTAGATTAA
- the pyk gene encoding pyruvate kinase has product MPKYLRRTKIIATLGPSTDQANNLEKIITSGVNVVRLNFSHGKPLEHFTRANKIRALATQLKRYIAILGDLQGPKIRISTFQNDKVYLKSGDNFLLDSMNQDNKGTQTYVGVNYKKLSQDVSPGDYLLLDDGKIQLQVIKINNTKIFTKVIIGGILSNNKGINKLGGGLSAKVLTDKDKTDIITAAKIGVDYLAISFPRSSIDLNYARKLVIDAGSNAKIISKVERAEAVKSDETIDDIIKASDAVMVARGDLGIEIGDPKLVEIQKKIIYRAHALNKAVITATQMMESMVTNSIPTRAEVMDVANAVLDGTDAVMLSSETATGLYPSETVTAMSNVCLGAEKISNIDQPSISLNKPKKKITNVKEAVASSTMYIANHLDTIRAVISITDSEYTALLMSRINSKLPIFVLSHDINTLNIVTLYRGVIPIYFSHTGNNIIDARHASNLLRDKGFVIPGELVIVIQDNILNQSNVTNMSYILAVE; this is encoded by the coding sequence ATGCCGAAATACCTGAGAAGAACTAAAATTATTGCTACCCTTGGTCCTTCTACAGATCAAGCAAATAATCTCGAAAAAATCATTACTTCTGGAGTAAATGTAGTTAGATTAAATTTTTCTCATGGAAAACCTTTAGAGCATTTTACCCGAGCAAATAAAATTCGAGCACTTGCTACTCAATTAAAACGATATATCGCTATTCTTGGAGATTTACAAGGACCTAAAATCCGTATTTCAACTTTTCAAAACGATAAAGTATATTTAAAATCTGGAGATAATTTTTTACTCGACTCTATGAATCAAGATAATAAAGGTACCCAAACATATGTAGGGGTTAATTATAAAAAACTTTCTCAAGATGTATCTCCAGGCGATTATTTACTTTTAGATGATGGAAAAATTCAACTACAAGTTATCAAAATTAATAACACTAAAATTTTTACTAAAGTAATAATCGGAGGAATATTATCTAATAATAAAGGCATTAATAAATTAGGAGGAGGTTTATCTGCTAAAGTATTAACAGATAAAGACAAAACAGATATTATTACTGCCGCTAAAATAGGAGTAGATTATTTAGCGATATCTTTTCCTCGTAGTAGTATAGATTTAAATTATGCCCGCAAATTAGTTATAGACGCTGGTAGTAATGCAAAAATTATATCTAAAGTAGAACGAGCAGAAGCAGTTAAATCCGATGAAACAATAGATGATATTATCAAAGCGTCTGATGCAGTCATGGTGGCTAGAGGAGATTTAGGGATAGAAATTGGAGATCCAAAATTAGTAGAAATACAAAAAAAAATAATATACAGAGCACATGCTCTCAATAAAGCAGTTATCACTGCAACACAAATGATGGAATCTATGGTTACAAATTCCATACCTACTCGAGCTGAAGTCATGGATGTAGCTAATGCTGTATTAGATGGTACAGATGCAGTAATGTTATCTTCAGAAACTGCTACTGGATTGTACCCATCTGAAACTGTTACTGCTATGTCTAATGTATGTTTAGGAGCAGAAAAAATATCCAATATTGATCAACCATCAATATCTTTAAATAAACCAAAAAAAAAAATTACAAACGTAAAAGAAGCTGTTGCATCATCTACTATGTACATAGCGAATCATCTCGATACAATACGCGCAGTTATTTCTATAACTGATTCTGAATATACCGCATTACTTATGTCTCGTATTAATTCAAAATTACCTATTTTCGTATTATCCCATGATATTAATACTCTTAATATAGTTACTTTATATAGAGGAGTCATTCCTATCTATTTTAGTCACACTGGAAACAATATCATTGATGCAAGACATGCTAGCAATCTATTGCGAGATAAAGGATTTGTAATACCCGGTGAATTAGTAATAGTGATACAAGATAACATCTTGAATCAATCTAATGTAACTAATATGAGTTATATATTAGCAGTAGAATAA
- the cspE gene encoding transcription antiterminator/RNA stability regulator CspE, producing the protein MAKIKGQVKWFNESKGFGFITPSDGSKDVFVHFSAIQGNGFKTLSEGQNVEFEIQDGHKGPSAVNVTTI; encoded by the coding sequence ATGGCGAAAATTAAAGGTCAAGTAAAATGGTTTAATGAATCTAAAGGGTTTGGTTTTATTACACCTTCTGATGGAAGTAAAGATGTGTTTGTTCATTTTTCTGCAATTCAAGGAAATGGGTTTAAGACCTTATCTGAAGGTCAAAATGTTGAATTTGAAATTCAAGATGGGCATAAAGGACCTTCCGCGGTTAATGTAACAACTATATAA
- the zwf gene encoding glucose-6-phosphate dehydrogenase yields MNISFETPAEHACNLIIFGAKGDLARRKLIPALYKLEKIGFIHPDTCILGVGRAEWDTLKYVKVIRSALEIFMREESIDENLWNRFSRRFEFCNLDINHTERFVLLINKLKRLDLLTINYLAMPPHTFDNICKGLSSIGLNKELNRVVIEKPLGIDLDSARVINANVSKYFSETQIYRIDHYLGKEAVLNLLVLRFANSLCFSNWNNSTIDHIQITVAEEVGIEGRWGYFDKIGQMRDMIQSHLLQILTIVAMSPPSCLSSDCIRDEKVKILRALRMVDPYRIHEITVRGQYVAGFIGGKPVPGYLEEKGANQNSTTETFVSIRVNIDSWRWFGVPFYLRTGKRLFKQYSEIVIYFKKPVLNLFSDLCSCLPNNKLIIRLQPNEGIDMQILSKVPGLGNKNRLKPVNMNLYFNKIFSKEYVSDAYERLLLEVMRGIQVLFVHYDEVEGSWKWVDSIVKAWEEQSSNSILNVYQAGTWGPSESTAMMLKDNRSWNEYISY; encoded by the coding sequence TTGAATATTTCATTTGAAACGCCTGCAGAACATGCGTGTAATTTAATTATTTTTGGAGCTAAAGGGGATTTAGCTCGTAGAAAATTAATTCCTGCATTATATAAATTAGAAAAGATAGGATTTATTCATCCTGATACTTGTATATTAGGAGTGGGTAGGGCAGAATGGGATACCTTAAAATATGTTAAGGTTATACGTTCTGCATTAGAAATTTTTATGCGAGAAGAATCGATTGACGAAAATTTATGGAATCGTTTTTCTCGACGATTTGAATTTTGTAATTTAGATATTAATCATACAGAGCGTTTTGTTTTATTGATCAATAAATTAAAACGTTTGGATTTGTTAACAATAAATTATTTGGCTATGCCGCCGCATACTTTTGATAATATTTGTAAAGGATTAAGTTCAATAGGATTAAATAAAGAATTAAATAGAGTGGTCATAGAGAAACCATTGGGTATTGATTTAGATTCTGCTCGTGTTATTAATGCCAATGTATCAAAATATTTTTCTGAAACTCAAATCTATAGAATAGATCATTATTTAGGAAAAGAAGCTGTATTGAATTTATTAGTGCTGCGTTTTGCAAATTCTTTGTGTTTTTCTAACTGGAATAATAGCACTATTGATCATATACAAATTACAGTAGCAGAGGAAGTAGGAATTGAAGGTCGTTGGGGATATTTTGATAAAATAGGCCAAATGAGAGATATGATACAAAGTCATTTATTACAAATTTTAACTATTGTAGCTATGTCTCCTCCGTCTTGTTTAAGCTCTGATTGTATTAGAGATGAAAAAGTTAAAATTTTACGTGCGTTGCGGATGGTTGATCCCTATAGAATACATGAGATTACAGTGCGAGGTCAATATGTCGCAGGTTTCATTGGAGGTAAACCGGTTCCAGGTTATTTAGAAGAAAAAGGAGCTAATCAAAATAGCACTACTGAAACTTTTGTATCTATTCGAGTAAATATAGATAGTTGGAGATGGTTTGGTGTTCCATTTTATTTAAGAACAGGGAAAAGATTATTTAAGCAATATTCTGAGATTGTTATATATTTTAAAAAACCAGTGTTGAACTTGTTTTCAGACTTATGTTCATGTTTGCCTAATAATAAATTAATTATTAGATTACAACCAAATGAAGGTATAGATATGCAGATTCTTAGTAAAGTCCCTGGGTTGGGGAATAAAAATCGTTTAAAACCTGTTAATATGAATTTGTATTTCAATAAAATTTTTTCTAAAGAGTATGTTTCTGATGCATATGAACGATTATTATTGGAAGTTATGCGAGGTATTCAAGTTTTATTTGTGCATTATGATGAAGTAGAAGGTTCTTGGAAGTGGGTTGACTCTATTGTTAAAGCATGGGAGGAGCAATCAAGTAATAGTATTTTAAATGTGTATCAAGCTGGAACTTGGGGTCCTAGTGAGTCTACCGCTATGATGCTTAAAGATAATCGTAGTTGGAATGAATATATAAGTTATTAG
- the mepM gene encoding murein DD-endopeptidase MepM: protein MYGIVCNSIKLICRCLYKRYSIIVPFVFIIIIIIMIVWNMFLLSYEFNKNDYNQIIAVQKSTLCSFFKTINNNTYVEDNLFFLNILKKQVSQEQSLKIFSMNDYSRLFSNNTLTQFVEKYNRNLVNIDEVYLLTQQYPVLDKLRIGQSLLWLIVNQKRLQCLIWGVSEQEIRLYNKKMNAYFNQGIIKVLKKNSNEKKQCYTVLFSGSLHETFVDSARSLGLEENCIVDVVNALRYQLDFKKLHSGDKFALLVSLIFDIKNNNIYSELIGARVRTAGQDYYIFKANNGRFYNKEAVGSINKFIRLPILKPYRISSNFNMNRLNPVTGQVTQHVGVDFAVPVGTPVLSIGDGVVLSSKYSKIAGNYVVIKHDFQCITRYMHLKKILVKSGQRVSRGDSIALSGNTGRSTGPHLHFEVWINRQPVNPLTTSILNVEKLLGNDRIKYLKQINEIIPKLNFD from the coding sequence GTGTATGGAATTGTGTGTAATTCTATTAAATTAATATGTCGTTGTTTGTATAAGCGATATAGTATCATTGTTCCTTTTGTGTTTATAATAATTATTATTATCATGATTGTGTGGAATATGTTTTTATTATCATATGAATTTAATAAAAATGATTATAATCAAATCATTGCTGTACAAAAATCTACATTGTGTTCTTTTTTTAAAACTATTAATAATAATACATATGTTGAAGATAATTTATTTTTCTTAAACATTTTAAAAAAACAAGTTAGTCAAGAGCAATCTTTAAAAATATTCAGTATGAATGATTATTCAAGACTGTTCTCTAATAATACATTGACGCAATTTGTAGAAAAATATAATAGAAATTTAGTAAATATTGATGAAGTGTATTTATTAACTCAACAATACCCTGTATTGGATAAATTAAGAATTGGGCAATCTTTATTGTGGCTGATTGTAAATCAAAAACGTCTACAATGTTTAATTTGGGGTGTTTCTGAGCAAGAAATACGTCTTTATAATAAGAAAATGAATGCTTATTTTAATCAAGGAATTATTAAAGTATTAAAAAAAAATAGCAATGAGAAAAAACAATGTTACACAGTGTTGTTTTCAGGATCACTACATGAAACTTTTGTTGATAGCGCTCGATCTTTAGGGTTAGAGGAAAATTGTATAGTAGATGTAGTTAATGCGTTAAGATATCAATTGGATTTTAAAAAATTGCATTCAGGAGATAAATTTGCTCTATTAGTTTCTTTGATATTTGATATTAAAAATAATAATATATATAGCGAATTAATTGGAGCCCGAGTACGTACTGCTGGTCAAGATTACTATATTTTTAAGGCAAATAATGGTCGTTTTTATAATAAAGAAGCTGTAGGATCTATAAATAAATTTATTCGTTTACCGATATTAAAACCGTATCGTATATCTTCTAATTTTAATATGAATAGGTTAAATCCTGTTACTGGTCAAGTAACTCAGCATGTTGGAGTAGATTTTGCTGTACCGGTTGGAACTCCGGTTTTATCCATAGGAGACGGAGTAGTATTGAGTAGTAAATATAGTAAAATTGCTGGCAATTATGTAGTTATTAAGCATGATTTTCAATGTATAACTCGATATATGCATCTTAAAAAAATATTAGTTAAATCAGGACAGAGAGTAAGTCGAGGAGATAGTATTGCATTATCTGGTAATACGGGTCGATCTACTGGTCCTCATCTACATTTTGAAGTCTGGATTAATCGTCAACCTGTAAATCCTTTGACTACTAGTATTCTAAATGTAGAGAAATTATTAGGGAATGATCGCATAAAATATTTAAAACAAATAAATGAAATTATCCCAAAATTAAATTTTGATTAA
- the pabB gene encoding aminodeoxychorismate synthase component I: MTINLIELPYHPNATLNLFESLSNTPWSMLLYSGYENKHSEGRYDILVTNPVLTLLTYNDITTISSKKFHKISKEDPFLLLKKYIQTYQLQSDNNYPIPFQGGFLGTFGYDLARRIEQLPNLSKKDIYLPDMALGLYRWAIISDHKLFKNYLVTHDHPDMTLSWIKKQHIYHNCSHYTGSFKLLNPWKSNIDYSEYLKKIQIIKKNLISGNCYQICLAQRFLAPYIGNEWAIFRYLLNYNQVPFSAFIRLPNNSSILSFSPERFIQLKKSKIKTQPIKGTLCKLNNKKSDKKQKLKLFQSVKNQSENLMIVDLLRNDLGKVSIPGSIYVTKLFDIQSFSKIHHMVSTIIGILDTDNFSACDLLKACFPGGSITGAPKIQAMKLIEELEPHRRSVWSGSIGYLSCCGNMDSNIIIRTLLSEKKYLFCFVGNGIIFDSNQELEYQEMQDKMLTLLIPILKQN, encoded by the coding sequence ATGACAATTAATCTCATAGAATTACCTTACCATCCTAATGCTACCCTAAATTTATTTGAATCATTATCCAATACGCCTTGGTCTATGTTATTATATTCCGGTTATGAAAATAAACATTCCGAAGGCCGTTACGATATACTAGTAACCAATCCCGTGTTAACATTACTTACATACAATGATATTACTACAATTTCATCTAAAAAATTTCATAAAATTAGTAAAGAAGATCCTTTTTTATTATTAAAAAAATATATACAAACATATCAATTGCAATCAGATAATAATTATCCTATTCCATTTCAAGGCGGATTTTTAGGGACATTCGGATATGATTTAGCTAGACGTATAGAACAATTACCAAATTTATCAAAAAAAGATATCTACCTTCCAGATATGGCCCTAGGCTTATATAGATGGGCTATTATCTCAGACCATAAATTATTTAAAAATTATTTAGTAACCCATGATCACCCAGATATGACTTTATCCTGGATAAAAAAACAGCACATCTATCATAATTGCAGTCACTATACAGGATCATTTAAATTATTGAATCCATGGAAAAGTAATATTGATTACTCCGAATACCTAAAAAAAATTCAAATTATCAAAAAAAATTTAATATCAGGAAATTGTTATCAAATATGTTTAGCTCAACGATTCTTAGCTCCCTATATTGGAAATGAGTGGGCAATATTTCGATATTTATTAAATTACAATCAAGTTCCATTTTCTGCATTTATTCGATTACCTAATAATTCAAGCATATTAAGTTTTTCACCGGAGCGTTTTATACAATTAAAAAAATCAAAAATTAAAACTCAACCAATCAAAGGCACATTATGCAAATTAAATAATAAAAAATCTGATAAAAAACAAAAATTAAAACTGTTTCAATCTGTCAAAAATCAATCAGAGAATTTAATGATTGTCGATTTATTACGAAACGATTTAGGAAAAGTATCTATCCCAGGTAGCATTTATGTTACTAAATTATTTGATATTCAATCATTTTCTAAAATACATCATATGGTTAGCACAATTATAGGGATACTTGACACCGATAATTTCTCAGCTTGCGATTTATTAAAAGCATGTTTCCCCGGAGGATCAATTACAGGCGCTCCTAAAATTCAAGCTATGAAATTAATAGAAGAATTAGAACCTCATCGCCGTAGTGTTTGGTCTGGAAGTATTGGATATTTAAGTTGCTGCGGAAATATGGATTCTAATATCATTATTAGAACTTTATTATCTGAAAAAAAATATCTTTTTTGCTTTGTTGGTAACGGTATTATTTTTGATAGTAACCAAGAACTAGAATACCAAGAAATGCAAGATAAAATGCTAACTCTTTTAATACCTATATTAAAACAAAATTAA
- a CDS encoding PTS mannose transporter subunit IID: MINNAAHNNNDNYNNKNKKQIIQLTKKDIRSVFIRSNFFQGSWNFERMQALGFCFAMIPVIRRLYLNNSKEQKEAIKRHLEFFNTHPYVAAPILGITMAMEEEKANGATAIDDASINGLKVGLMGPLAGVGDPIFWGTIRPVFAALGAGIAMTGNLLGPCIFFIFFNTTRLITRYYGIIYGYKKGISIVKDIGKGGLLKKLTEGSSILGLFVMGALVNKWTHVNIPFVLSSITDNEGNTTITTVQNILDQLMPGFVPLLLTFACMWLLNKKINALWIIVGFFILSISGHWMGLLS, from the coding sequence ATGATAAATAATGCTGCTCATAATAATAATGACAATTATAATAACAAAAATAAAAAACAAATAATTCAACTAACTAAAAAAGATATTAGATCTGTTTTTATTCGTTCTAATTTTTTTCAAGGATCTTGGAATTTTGAACGCATGCAAGCATTAGGATTTTGTTTTGCCATGATTCCAGTAATTCGGCGTTTATATTTAAATAATAGTAAAGAACAAAAAGAAGCGATTAAAAGACATCTAGAATTTTTTAACACACATCCTTATGTTGCTGCGCCTATTTTAGGAATTACTATGGCTATGGAAGAAGAAAAAGCTAATGGAGCTACAGCCATTGATGACGCATCCATTAATGGACTAAAAGTAGGATTAATGGGACCTTTAGCTGGAGTAGGAGATCCAATATTTTGGGGTACTATTAGACCAGTATTTGCAGCATTAGGAGCGGGAATAGCAATGACTGGCAATCTATTAGGACCATGTATATTTTTTATTTTTTTTAATACAACTAGATTAATAACGCGTTACTACGGTATAATATATGGATATAAAAAAGGCATTAGTATTGTAAAAGATATAGGAAAAGGAGGGTTATTAAAAAAATTAACAGAAGGTTCTTCAATTCTAGGTTTATTTGTAATGGGAGCACTAGTTAATAAATGGACTCATGTTAATATTCCATTCGTTTTATCAAGTATTACGGATAACGAAGGAAACACTACCATCACCACTGTTCAAAATATTTTAGATCAGCTTATGCCTGGATTTGTGCCTTTATTACTCACTTTCGCATGTATGTGGCTACTCAACAAAAAGATAAATGCTTTATGGATTATTGTAGGTTTTTTCATATTAAGCATATCAGGGCACTGGATGGGCCTGTTGAGCTAG
- the manX gene encoding PTS mannose transporter subunit IIAB, which translates to MTIAVILSAHGSVSEKLLHTTEMIVGKQENVAWINLLPSENTDTLIEKYNTQLSNLDINSGVLFLTDIWGGTPFNAAQQLILNHKNYDIITGMNIPMLIEVFIAREHTHTIKKLVHIALQSGSESIKAVKNSLFSPDTKNLKKTSISTNQHNKHFNKNDKNNMTICLIRIDDRLIHGQVVTRWAKEYKINRIIVVNDEIATDEIRKDLLTQVTPPGITAHVISVNKAIRVYNNPKYAKDKIIMLFSNPTDVVRLIEGGSVPIKSVNVGGMSFSTGKQQIHNAVSVNSIDIKAFKKLDQLGIHLEIRKVPSDSPINLIKLIENIT; encoded by the coding sequence GTGACTATCGCAGTTATACTCAGTGCTCACGGATCTGTCTCTGAAAAATTACTCCATACTACAGAAATGATTGTAGGCAAACAAGAAAATGTTGCTTGGATTAACTTACTCCCTTCTGAAAACACTGATACTTTAATTGAAAAATATAACACACAATTATCCAATCTGGATATTAATTCAGGAGTATTATTTTTAACCGATATTTGGGGAGGCACTCCATTTAATGCAGCTCAACAATTAATATTAAATCACAAAAATTATGATATTATTACTGGAATGAATATTCCTATGTTAATAGAAGTATTTATAGCTAGAGAACATACTCATACAATAAAAAAATTAGTACATATTGCATTACAATCTGGATCAGAAAGTATAAAAGCAGTAAAAAACTCATTATTTAGCCCTGATACAAAAAATTTAAAAAAAACTTCTATATCTACTAATCAACATAATAAACATTTTAATAAAAATGATAAAAATAATATGACTATATGCTTAATTCGTATCGACGATAGACTAATTCATGGACAAGTAGTAACGCGATGGGCTAAGGAATATAAAATCAATCGTATTATTGTAGTAAATGACGAGATTGCTACTGATGAAATAAGAAAAGATCTACTTACTCAAGTTACTCCTCCTGGAATTACTGCTCATGTCATAAGTGTTAATAAAGCTATACGAGTATATAATAATCCTAAATATGCAAAAGATAAAATAATAATGTTATTTTCCAACCCCACAGACGTAGTTCGATTAATTGAAGGAGGAAGCGTTCCTATTAAATCTGTAAATGTTGGAGGTATGTCCTTTAGCACAGGAAAACAACAAATTCATAACGCTGTATCAGTAAATTCAATAGATATCAAAGCTTTTAAAAAACTTGATCAACTTGGTATTCACTTAGAAATACGTAAAGTACCATCAGATTCACCAATCAATTTAATAAAATTAATAGAAAACATTACTTAA